The Bradysia coprophila strain Holo2 chromosome IV unlocalized genomic scaffold, BU_Bcop_v1 contig_84, whole genome shotgun sequence genome window below encodes:
- the LOC119072548 gene encoding prolactin-releasing peptide receptor-like encodes MTTTTTTATSSPSYYALNDDNYTAIQPNIMFEGAEVIMSNATQSDYIHNRIVQSCFILIYVLIFVMGVFGNVLVCFVVFRNKLMQSVTNLFITNLALSDILLCILAVPFTPSYTFLKRWIFGTILCHLVPYAQGVSVYISTLTLTAIAIDRFFVIIYPFQQRMRLIACISIIFIIWMVSLLLTFPYGLYMQVARLNFTGEHEFYCEEDWPTEYYRKVYGTVTVILQFLLPFFIVTFCYVCVSIRLNDRHKTKPGTKTTKKEELDRDRKKRTNRMLIAMVLVFGLSWLPLNVVNVLNDFYINTSEWKIYNVLFFIAHSVAMSSTCYNPILYAWLNDNFRKEFKLVLPCLSWRRGKCIPGNGSQRWHPEPTFNGNNETIQESLLTSSFTRSNCPSLAARDSIQLNGFRSPLDHTILLSDVVPACRQRSPETVLLPSGVLETNFEDSLEYGNRQLSAGGHIRFEDDNCKEMKPDRIKNGDKYRAT; translated from the coding sequence ATgacgacaacgacgacaacgGCCACTTCTTCACCCAGTTACTATGCCCTGAATGACGACAATTACACCGCCATCCAACCGAATATCATGTTCGAGGGAGCCGAAGTTATCATGTCGAATGCAACACAGTCGGATTACATCCACAACCGGATTGTTCAGTCCTGTTTCATACTGATATACGTTCTGATATTTGTGATGGGCGTATTCGGTAATGTACTGGTTTGTTTCGTCGTGTTCCGCAATAAATTGATGCAGTCCGTGACCAATTTATTCATAACGAACCTAGCATTATCCGACATTTTGCTGTGCATTTTGGCAGTTCCGTTTACACCTTCGTACACCTTTCTGAAGCGTTGGATATTCGGAACGATTCTGTGCCATTTGGTTCCGTATGCACAAGGAGTTAGTGTCTACATTTCGACGTTAACATTAACAGCCATTGCCATCGATCGATTCTTCGTCATCATCTATCCGTTCCAGCAGCGAATGAGATTGATTGCTtgcatttcaattattttcataatttggaTGGTATCGCTATTGCTGACCTTTCCGTATGGACTTTACATGCAAGTAGCCAGATTGAATTTTACTGGTGAACATGAGTTCTACTGCGAAGAGGATTGGCCCACAGAGTACTATCGCAAGGTGTACGGAACCGTCACAGTTATTCTCCAATTTCTTTTGCCTTTCTTTATTGTGACATTCTGCTACGTCTGTGTGTCTATTCGTTTGAATGACAGGCACAAAACAAAGCCAGGTACGAAGACGACAAAGAAGGAGGAGCTCGATCGAGACAGAAAGAAACGCACTAACAGAATGTTAATAGCAATGGTTCTGGTGTTCGGATTGTCTTGGCTACCGCTTAATGTCGTAAATGTTCTCAACGATTTTTACATCAATACATCCGAGTGGAAGATCTACAATGTACTGTTCTTCATAGCACACAGCGTTGCAATGTCATCCACGTGCTACAATCCCATTTTGTACGCCTGGCTGAATGACAATTTTCGCAAAGAATTCAAATTGGTGCTACCTTGTTTATCATGGCGACGCGGCAAATGCATTCCTGGCAACGGCAGTCAGCGATGGCATCCAGAGCCAACATTTAACGGAAATAATGAAACGATCCAGGAATCATTGTTAACGTCAAGTTTTACGCGAAGCAACTGTCCATCATTAGCGGCCCGTGATTCCATTCAGTTGAATGGATTCAGAAGTCCATTGGACCACACCATTTTGTTGTCGGATGTGGTACCAGCCTGTCGACAACGAAGCCCGGAAACGGTTTTACTGCCATCTGGGGTAttagaaacaaattttgaagatTCACTTGAATACGGCAACAGGCAATTATCAGCGGGTGGCCATATACGCTTTGAGGATGATAATTGTAAGGAAATGAAACCGGATCGTATCAAAAATGGTGACAAATATCGTGCTACTTAA
- the LOC119073006 gene encoding uncharacterized protein LOC119073006, whose translation MERHPMLQSVKDKCPEIFPFMRQCYEQPTWLSFGDFTMLSQRGCQQGDPCGPAVFCLGIQDMIESLEAEFNIWYMDDGTIGGTPEVVIKDLQTVITKSAEVGLQLNFAKCEVKILGVTDLAERAHILQTLNQIAPGIVERPDDIELLGSPLTISGIRSAIQRKLNKLRTMVGRMEKLNSHHSYCLLRSSLSIPQLNYLLRTTPCWNALTELEEYDRTLKAAMERIVNCRFAGNSWDEATLPVKLGGLGLRNATNLCYSSFLGSVHSVTDLVGSIVPSFSLSSDIPAVEALGAWASISQSDFPPESDRKFQHKWDLALCSRQQHDLSEKCSSVTSKARLLANIGSEAGAWLNAFPFSSLGTLLDDQSFRIAVSLRLGLPLCVPHTCVCGVQVDELGLHGLSCKYSAGRYARHAIVNDLLKRALVTSKVPAMLEPTGCNRSDDKKPDGLTLVPWHNGKPLVWDFTCADTLARSYVSGNSRKAGHAARKREAHKLWLYRNLVQNFHVVPVCIETLGTVGEAGLKLIRRIAISYRMSLRVTLVYPLVDGN comes from the exons ATGGAGAGGCATCCCATGCTACAATCAGTCAAGGATAAATGTCCCGAAATATTCCCATTCATGAGACAGTGCTACGAGCAACCCACATGGCTGTCGTTTGGCGATTTCACAATGTTATCTCAAAGGGGCTGTCAACAGGGTGACCCGTGCGGCCCAGCGGTGTTTTGCCTCGGAATTCAAGACATGATCGAAAGCCTAGAAGCCGAATTCAACATTTGGTATATGGATGACGGCACGATCGGCGGCACCCCGGAAGTGGTAATTAAAGACCTACAAACAGTCATAACGAAGTCGGCCGAAGTCGGTCTTCAGCTAAACTTTGCAAAATGTGAGGTCAAGATTTTGGGAGTCACTGACTTGGCTGAGCGCGCCCACATCCTGCAAACTCTCAACCAAATTGCACCAGGAATCGTCGAGCGTCCGGACGACATCGAATTGTTGGGCTCCCCACTGACAATTTCAGGAATTCGATCGGCAATTCAGCGAAAGCTGAACAAACTTAGAACAATGGTCGGTCgtatggaaaaattgaattcgcaCCACTCGTACTGCTTGCTCCGTAGTTCGCTGTCCATCCCACAGCTCAACTATCTGCTCCGAACGACGCCGTGTTGGAACGCTCTAACCGAACTAGAGGAATACGACCGAACACTGAAAGCAGCAATGGAAAGAATAGTGAATTGCCGTTTTGCCGGTAACTCATGGGACGAAGCAACTTTGCCAGTCAAATTGGGCGGACTGGGCCTGAGAAACGCCACTAACCTATGCTACTCTAGTTTTTTGGGATCAGTTCATTCAGTCACGGACTTGGTAGGCAGCATCGTTCCGTCGTTTTCATTATCGTCGGACATCCCAGCAGTCGAAGCATTGGGCGCATGGGCGTCAATATCTCAGTCGGACTTTCCACCCGAATCTGACCGAAAATTCCAACATAAATGGGACTTAGCATTGTGTTCAAGACAACAGCACGACTTATCGGAGAAATGTTCGTCCGTCACATCAAAGGCACGTCTATTAGCAAACATCGGCAGCGAAGCGGGCGCATGGCTCAACGCATTTCCGTTTTCATCGCTCGGCACCTTGCTGGACGACCAATCGTTTAGAATCGCCGTATCACTACGTTTGGGACTTCCACTGTGCGTACCACATACTTGCGTTTGCGGTGTTCAAGTGGATGAGTTGGGCCTCCACGGATTGAGTTGCAAATACAGTGCCGGTCGATACGCAAGACACGCAATTGTCAACGATTTACTTAAACGAGCTCTAGTCACCAGCAAAGTGCCAGCAATGCTCGAACCGACTGGATGTAATCGGTCTGATGACAAAAAACCGGACGGGCTCACACTAGTGCCTTGGCACAACGGAAAACCACTGGTGTGGGACTTCACTTGTGCAGACACTCTTGCCCGGTCGTACGTCAGTGGCAATTCGAGAAAAGCAGGTCACGCCGCCCGGAAACGTGAGGCGCACAAGCTATGGTTGTATCGTAATTTGGTGCAGAACTTCCATGTCGTTCCAGTATGCATCGAGACATTGGGCACGGTCGGTGAAGCCGGATTAAAACTGATTCGGCGTATCG CGATTTCTTATCGTATGTCCCTCCGTGTCACACTTGTTTATCCACTCGTCGATGGCAATTAG
- the LOC119073005 gene encoding pancreatic triacylglycerol lipase-like, producing the protein MAREASDTPLSGPEPAIAKIAASDESPTSRTFPFAGFGKCYVTAKECPNKNVTFFLYTRSTETEPHQLDVGRPETVKQAVFVKDRPLIVIIHGFTGHKDFSPNPEIRPAYFKHADYNIISVDYHPLAPEPCYVQAVQNLPTVGNCTAQLIDYLIQEKFFKLDDIHVIGFSLGAQTAGMVAGFIKSGKLKRITGLDPAKPLFIFANNNRKLGQDDAEFVDVIHTDVLQRGVLAPCGHADFYVNGGIAQHGCEKEKSPGGCNHDRAPAYYAESISSKTGFWAYKCKDWMQWAFGFCTPKSSTELALMGAHASKDARGSYFLDANSQPPYAQGVFREFSEE; encoded by the exons ATGGCCAGGGAAGCTTCTGATACGCCTCTATCCGGTCCTGAACCGGCTATTG CCAAAATTGCTGCATCAGATGAGTCACCTACCAGTCGAACATTCCCGTTTGCAGGTTTTGGAAAATGCTACGTCACAGCAAAAGAATGTCCTAACAAGAACGTAACGTTTTTCTTGTACACTCG ATCAACAGAAACGGAGCCACACCAACTCGATGTTGGACGTCCCGAAACAGTTAAGCAAGCAGTCTTTGTAAAGGACAGACCATTGATTGTTATAATCCATGGTTTTACGGGCCATAAAGACTTTTCGCCCAATCCAGAGATTCGGCCTG CGTACTTTAAGCATGCTGACTATAACATAATATCTGTTGATTATCATCCGCTTGCACCAGAACCATGTTACGTTCAGGCTGTTCAAAATTTACCAACTGTGGGAAATTGTACTGCTCAATTAATCGACTACTTAATTCAAGAGAAATTCTTCAAGTTGGACGACATTCATGTGATAGG ATTTAGTCTCGGGGCACAGACTGCGGGCATGGTCGCAGGTTTCATCAAATCTGGCAAATTGAAGAGGATAACCGGTTTGGATCCAGCGAAACCACTATTCATATTTGCCAACAACAATCGCAAACTGGGACAAGATGACGCTGAATTTGTTGACGTTATTCATACGGATGTTCTGCAAAGAGGCGTTCTAGCACCCTGTGGACACGCAGACTTTTATGTAAACGGCGGTATCGCGCAGCACGGatgcgaaaaagaaaaat CGCCAGGAGGCTGCAATCATGACAGAGCACCAGCATACTACGCGGAATCCATTAGTTCGAAGACAGGCTTTTGGGCCTATAAATGTAAAGATTGGATGCAATGGGCATTTGGCTTCTGTACGCCAAAAAGTTCAACGGAGCTAGCGCTTATGGGAGCACATGCTTCAAAAGA TGCACGAGGTAGTTATTTCCTTGACGCAAATAGTCAACCACCGTATGCACAGGGAGTATTCCGTGAGTTTAGTGAAGAGTGA